One Phyllostomus discolor isolate MPI-MPIP mPhyDis1 chromosome 10, mPhyDis1.pri.v3, whole genome shotgun sequence genomic window carries:
- the LOC114507468 gene encoding GTPase IMAP family member 7-like has protein sequence MAGLQDNTLRIVLVGTTGRGRSATGNTILGERVFESKIGSESVTKSCQYASREWKGRKLLVVDTPGLFSTSEALRTTCKEISESVRYSSPGPHAIILVLWLDCLTEDEQASVELIKAIFGEHVVKHMIVLFTRKDYVGGQMLSYFIARADKRLKTIIKECELRCCAFNNRTADEAEKEAQVKELVELIEAVVRENGGAHFSDPMYKDSVGKQKRLEDALEKIRAG, from the coding sequence ATGGCCGGCCTTCAGGACAACACTCTGCGGATCGTTCTGGTGGGAACAACTGGAAGAGGGAGAAGTGCAACAGGAAACACTATCCTTGGGGAAAGAGTATTTGAATCTAAAATTGGTTCTGAATCTGTTACCAAGAGCTGTCAGTACGCATCTCGAGAGTGGAAGGGGAGGAAGCTTCTTGTTGTAGACACTCCAGGGTTATTTTCCACCAGCGAGGCACTGAGAACCACCTGTAAGGAAATCTCTGAGAGTGTCCGCTACTCCAGCCCCGGGCCTCATGCCATCATCCTGGTCCTATGGCTGGACTGCCTCACAGAGGACGAGCAGGCCTCAGTTGAATTGATCAAGGCCATCTTTGGGGAACACGTCGTGAAGCACATGATTGTCTTGTTCACTCGCAAAGATTATGTGGGTGGTCAGATGCTGAGTTACTTTATAGCAAGGGCAGACAAGCGCCTAAAAACCATCATCAAGGAGTGTGAGTTACGCTGCTGTGCCTTCAACAACAGAACAGCAGACGAGGCTGAGAAGGAAGCTCAAGTGAAGGAGCTGGTGGAGCTGATCGAGGCAGTGGTGCGGGAGAACGGAGGGGCTCACTTTTCAGATCCCATGTACAAGGACTCAGTGGGAAAGCAGAAACGTCTGGAAGACGCCTTGGAGAAAATTCGTGCTGGTTGA